GAACTCTTGCTTGTCCTTGAGAGCCCAATTAATTTTGTTGTTATTTCCAGTTCCAAGATCAATCATAATGTGCTTGTTTCTGAAGAAGAACATGACAGTGGATGGATCATACAACTCATACATTGTGTTGAAATCAGGCACCTCAGTGATGTCCACAAGATATATGACAGCAAAGTTCTTAATTGTCTCAGCAACTGATGCGAGCACTTCATCCATCTAAATAAGACCAACAAAACCAATTTGAGAGGAAATATTATTACAGATATTAGAGCCTTTTAGATTGAGTTGGTcattcaaaaacgtttttcaaaTGGAAAAGCCCAATTTTTAATAAAGAAATCTACCTAACAATGCAACAACAGTTCATTAAATACGTACAAACCCATCAGATAACAACATGCATAGATTAAAGGAATATAGCATGATAGCCAGGAAACAAATACATTGTCAcccaacaaaataaaagaaacagtTCCATTGAAGCCAAAATATTAGTTAGTTCAACTAAAAGCATAATCTTGCAATTCCAGTTAACTCGTAAAGATTGAGAACCGAAGTCAAGTCCAATTCCTGCGAAGCAAAAATTTATCAGCTTATAGCAAAATgcagtactctagagtcaaagtgttttaagttaagtagaacgaagacagaatacatgcattgcaagttcagtgaaggccaaactagtgataaggaaggagttagtttgaatggagtgatactgtcccaaagtaatgatgtgagaaggatgttagtcatatgattaaagccggatggttgaagtggagacgtgctacgggagttttatgtgatcgtataaattgaaaggaaaattttatcgtaaAGCCATACGAACggttatgttatatggtagtgagtgttgggcactgaaagagttatAT
Above is a genomic segment from Hevea brasiliensis isolate MT/VB/25A 57/8 chromosome 17, ASM3005281v1, whole genome shotgun sequence containing:
- the LOC110660788 gene encoding thioredoxin-like protein YLS8 produces the protein MSYLLPHLHSGWAVDQAILAEEERLVVIRFGHDWDETCMQMDEVLASVAETIKNFAVIYLVDITEVPDFNTMYELYDPSTVMFFFRNKHIMIDLGTGNNNKINWALKDKQEFIDIIETVYRGARKGRGLVIAPKDYSTKYRY